Proteins encoded by one window of Pleurocapsa minor HA4230-MV1:
- a CDS encoding lipoprotein signal peptidase produces the protein MRRKKSFLLVAILGIIFDQLTKYIVVQNFVEVGTTWPIWQNVFHLTYVVNTGAAFSFFRGQVDILRWISLVVSLVLVTFVWYSPRMTLLEQLGYGFILSGAVGNGIDRFLFGYVVDFFDFRLINFPVFNLADVAINIGVILLLIASFGTPSKPKTNQ, from the coding sequence ATGAGACGAAAAAAAAGTTTTTTGCTAGTAGCTATTTTGGGGATTATCTTCGATCAGCTAACTAAATATATTGTCGTGCAAAATTTTGTTGAGGTTGGTACTACTTGGCCTATCTGGCAAAATGTGTTTCATTTAACCTATGTAGTTAACACGGGAGCGGCCTTTAGTTTCTTTCGCGGACAGGTTGATATTTTACGCTGGATTTCTCTCGTAGTGAGTTTGGTTTTGGTTACTTTCGTTTGGTACTCCCCTAGAATGACGTTACTAGAGCAATTGGGTTATGGATTTATCTTGTCAGGAGCAGTGGGGAACGGCATAGATCGCTTCTTATTTGGCTATGTGGTTGATTTTTTCGATTTTCGCCTGATTAATTTTCCTGTCTTTAATCTAGCTGATGTCGCCATTAATATTGGCGTGATTCTACTTTTAATAGCTAGTTTTGGTACACCATCTAAACCCAAAACAAATCAATAA
- the typA gene encoding translational GTPase TypA, producing the protein MSLPIRNIAIIAHVDHGKTTLVDALLKQSGIFREGEDVPDCVMDSNDLERERGITILSKNTAVSYQDTLINIVDTPGHADFGGEVERVLGMVDGCVLIVDANEGPMPQTRFVLKKALEKGLRPIVVVNKIDRPRAHPDGAVDKVFDLFVELGADDDQCDFTTLYASGLEGYVKETLDEEGVDMQPLFEAIIHHVPPPAGDVDKPLQLQVTTLDYSDYLGRIVIGRIHNGVLKSGQQAALIKEDGKIVKAKISKLMGFKGLARVEMDEASAGNIVAVSGFADANIGETITCPSEPQALPLIKVDEPTLQMTFSVNNSPFAGQEGDFVTSRQIRDRLMRELETNVALRVEDGDSAEQFLVSGRGELHLGILIETMRREGYEFQVSQPQVIYREIKGKPCEPFEYLVLDVPEAAVGSCIERLGQRKGEMKDMQTGAGRTQLEFVIPARGLIGFRGDFVRITRGEGIMNHSFLEYRDFSGELETRYNGVIIAFEEGVATFYALKNAEDRGIFFITPGTKVYKGMIVGEHNRSQDLDLNVCKAKQLTNHRAASGDELVQLQAPTEMSLERALEYIGSDELVEVTPESIRLRKLKTKKLVKS; encoded by the coding sequence ATGTCTCTTCCTATTCGCAACATCGCCATTATTGCTCACGTCGATCACGGTAAAACCACTCTCGTAGACGCACTTCTCAAACAATCGGGTATTTTCCGCGAAGGCGAAGATGTACCAGATTGCGTTATGGACTCCAACGATCTTGAAAGAGAACGCGGAATTACAATTCTGTCCAAGAATACCGCAGTTAGCTATCAAGATACTCTAATCAATATTGTTGATACTCCTGGCCACGCTGACTTCGGTGGTGAAGTCGAACGGGTTCTGGGAATGGTTGACGGTTGTGTCCTCATTGTTGATGCTAACGAAGGGCCGATGCCACAGACTCGCTTCGTGTTAAAAAAAGCTTTGGAAAAAGGCTTACGTCCGATTGTAGTAGTTAACAAGATCGATCGTCCTCGCGCTCACCCAGATGGCGCAGTGGATAAAGTATTTGATTTATTTGTAGAACTGGGTGCAGATGATGACCAGTGTGACTTTACTACCCTTTATGCTTCTGGTTTAGAAGGGTATGTGAAAGAAACCCTAGATGAAGAAGGGGTTGATATGCAACCTCTATTTGAAGCGATTATTCATCATGTCCCACCTCCAGCAGGAGATGTAGATAAGCCTTTACAGCTACAGGTAACAACGCTTGATTATTCCGACTATTTGGGTCGGATTGTGATCGGCAGAATTCACAACGGTGTATTAAAATCTGGTCAACAGGCGGCTTTGATTAAAGAAGATGGCAAGATTGTTAAAGCCAAAATATCTAAGCTAATGGGTTTTAAAGGTCTAGCACGGGTGGAAATGGATGAAGCTAGTGCAGGCAATATTGTGGCGGTATCAGGCTTTGCCGATGCCAATATTGGCGAGACAATAACTTGTCCCAGTGAGCCTCAAGCGCTACCGCTGATTAAAGTAGACGAACCTACTTTACAAATGACCTTTTCGGTTAATAATTCACCGTTTGCGGGTCAGGAAGGCGATTTTGTCACCTCACGTCAAATCCGCGATCGCCTAATGCGAGAGTTAGAAACTAATGTGGCTCTGCGGGTGGAAGACGGGGATTCAGCCGAACAATTCTTGGTTTCAGGTCGTGGGGAACTACACTTAGGTATCCTGATTGAAACCATGCGTCGAGAAGGATATGAATTTCAAGTATCCCAACCCCAGGTAATCTACCGCGAAATCAAAGGTAAGCCCTGTGAACCTTTTGAGTATCTTGTCTTAGATGTTCCTGAAGCTGCCGTTGGTAGCTGTATTGAGCGTCTTGGACAGCGAAAAGGCGAAATGAAGGATATGCAAACTGGTGCTGGACGGACTCAACTTGAGTTTGTTATCCCCGCTAGAGGTTTGATTGGTTTTCGTGGTGACTTCGTACGTATTACTCGTGGTGAAGGTATTATGAACCACAGTTTTCTAGAGTATCGTGACTTCTCTGGTGAACTAGAAACTCGCTACAACGGCGTAATTATTGCTTTTGAAGAAGGTGTAGCCACTTTCTATGCTCTGAAAAATGCCGAAGATCGAGGAATATTCTTTATTACTCCTGGTACCAAAGTTTATAAAGGCATGATTGTTGGTGAACATAATCGTTCCCAAGACCTTGATTTAAATGTCTGTAAAGCCAAGCAGCTCACTAACCATCGTGCTGCAAGTGGAGATGAATTAGTTCAGCTACAAGCTCCGACTGAAATGAGCTTAGAACGCGCTCTAGAATATATTGGTTCTGATGAATTGGTAGAAGTCACACCAGAGTCAATTCGTCTGCGTAAGCTCAAAACTAAAAAGCTGGTTAAAAGTTAG